In the bacterium genome, one interval contains:
- a CDS encoding response regulator — translation MKRKESILIADDEKALATMMASLLDSNGYDAEVCFSGEEALKMLRLSNYDLLVTDIVMPGVSGCELLVYALDLKPDQRILITSGIRSALVRRPALELSILSYLPKPFTANSLITSIMDIFKRRTYDSGKASTLVYRDLLKVFGLGLATLVLEVGAKSRSGRIYFDKGKLVNAETTLEKGERAFYEIMGWEKEHYSISRYNAKSLKPNINLDMDNLLSGNPCLGEMPFRHAETAP, via the coding sequence GTGAAGCGAAAAGAATCTATTCTCATCGCTGATGATGAGAAAGCACTTGCCACCATGATGGCTTCGCTCTTAGATTCAAACGGGTATGACGCCGAAGTATGCTTTTCAGGAGAAGAGGCGCTGAAGATGCTTCGTCTCTCTAACTATGATCTGCTGGTAACTGACATAGTCATGCCCGGCGTATCAGGATGCGAACTTTTAGTATATGCACTCGATCTCAAGCCTGACCAGAGAATTCTCATCACCTCCGGAATTCGTTCCGCACTCGTCCGGCGACCGGCCCTGGAGTTGAGCATTCTCTCATACCTGCCCAAACCGTTCACTGCTAATAGCCTAATCACAAGTATCATGGACATCTTCAAGAGGCGTACTTATGATTCAGGAAAAGCATCGACTCTTGTATACCGGGATTTACTGAAGGTCTTTGGACTCGGTTTGGCAACATTGGTGCTTGAAGTCGGCGCAAAAAGCAGGTCTGGCCGCATTTACTTCGATAAAGGCAAGCTTGTAAACGCCGAGACGACCCTAGAAAAGGGTGAACGTGCATTTTACGAAATCATGGGCTGGGAGAAGGAGCACTACAGCATCTCGCGATACAACGCCAAATCACTCAAGCCAAACATCAATTTGGACATGGATAATCTTCTATCCGGCAATCCTTGTCTCGGCGAGATGCCATTCAGGCATGCAGAAACCGCCCCGTAA